The following are from one region of the Paenibacillus sp. JZ16 genome:
- a CDS encoding helix-turn-helix transcriptional regulator has translation MKNIKLKMARVEKDLSQEELAQIVGVSRQTIGLIELGKYNPSLSLCVAICKALSRTLNDLFWEED, from the coding sequence ATGAAAAACATCAAATTGAAGATGGCCCGCGTCGAGAAGGATTTATCGCAGGAAGAACTGGCCCAGATCGTCGGTGTCTCCAGGCAGACCATCGGCCTGATCGAGCTGGGGAAATATAATCCGTCCCTCAGCCTGTGCGTGGCCATATGCAAGGCATTATCGCGTACTTTGAACGATCTGTTCTGGGAAGAGGATTAA
- a CDS encoding DUF6773 family protein, whose product MSLNWFKKSTAEDERIVNLKNKLYKEVYTLIMIICSISVIIKSFALPRTESVWLEMLIILGGSLYFGIRSVALGIYSDEVEVHDQRSKISFSMRTAIWGLIIGVALALFFGIRSAILFGNDNSATELKYFFSVFFVSLIIYIPLFVGGNWLIHYGANKVSQKMSQNDPFDS is encoded by the coding sequence ATGAGCTTGAATTGGTTTAAGAAGAGCACGGCTGAAGATGAGCGTATCGTCAATCTAAAGAACAAGTTATATAAAGAGGTGTATACCTTGATCATGATCATATGCAGCATTTCCGTTATCATCAAATCTTTTGCACTCCCGCGAACGGAGTCCGTCTGGCTGGAAATGCTGATCATACTGGGAGGAAGCTTATATTTTGGGATACGCAGCGTGGCGCTGGGGATTTACTCGGATGAAGTGGAGGTCCATGACCAGCGGAGCAAAATTTCGTTCAGCATGCGTACGGCGATATGGGGGCTCATTATCGGTGTTGCACTTGCTCTTTTTTTCGGTATCCGCAGCGCGATCCTGTTTGGCAATGACAACAGTGCGACCGAGCTCAAATATTTCTTCAGCGTTTTCTTCGTCTCACTGATCATCTACATCCCGCTCTTTGTCGGAGGGAATTGGTTGATCCACTACGGCGCCAACAAGGTAAGCCAGAAAATGTCACAGAACGATCCATTCGACTCATAG